The genomic region AACGGCCGGTCAGGACACGCGCCACGAGCACCCGCTTCAGGCCCGACGTATCAGGCGGTGAGAAACAACGGGCCGAATACTCAGCGTTGACGGCGAAGTAAACTCCCTTTCCATGGTTGGCTGCTGTTGGGAGAATTGTAGCAGACAAAGAGACAAGTCATTCTGCAGCCAAATTGTGTAGCAATGCTGCACCCCCTACAGGTCGAACACACACACTGCAATCAGAGTTGACGATAATGATCTTAATGtgactttaaaattgtccttttaGTTCCATCCTTAATATGTGAGAGTTTTTACTGGCCTCTCTTTTCTAACAAGTTTGTTTATGAGGCCATAAAGCTTTACATCTTGACCTTTATCCTCTACTGTACTCGTGCGTTGGTGTTCTGCTTGTACATATGCCGAAAAAGTGGCTGGGCGGATGAACCGTCGGTACTACATTCAACGAACACACTTCATGTCCTGATGAGGTGGATAAACCCTGCGTGACCTTGGTGGGATGAAAGCAGATCTAACACGCTCCTATCTTATAGAGTTACTGCACTTAAAGCTAATGGGCTAACCTCCTTGTTCAGGTGTTTTATTAAACCTCATTTTTGGGGACCAGGCAATGGTTTTAATGATGGTTTGCTTGGGTCTGGGTATTACTTCCTCAGTAATCACAGATTAGCTAAACTGGAAGTCATCAGcctactgatagctgctaaaatgCTAATCTCGCTAACATACCAAATTCAACAACACCAAAACTTTCACTTGATGGAAATAATGGGATTGCAGACTTCTTAGACGATACACTCGGACAATTCACTGTACATCaagtcatattattattattacacatatatttgtaataaaatactcagaaaggacagatacatcctCCGCAACAactagcagccactgctagcgGAGCTCTGGTCGTGGAGCTATGAGTATGACAAAAAGACCAGCACAAACTGATGACGTCATACACAAGCAGGGTGGGCGGGTAATCAACGGGATGTCTTTTAATGTGCAAATACAGTCATTTCTTGAAGCACATCTTGAATGCACCACAACTTTTAAAAGACAACAGAGGATGTTACCGTGCATGCCTGCGTGGGCTCTGTCAAATCTGTCCTTTTCAATCAAGATGGCCGCCCCCTCTGATGTGCCGTGGTAGAGAAGCTTCTCTCGCAGCTCTGCCGCGCCGTTCTTGGCAAGAATGTGCTGGCGACGCACACTGTAACCGTGCCACGCAAAGCTATTCTGCACACGTTCAATCTGAAATGAGAAAACAGCCATAGATTAAAGGCTTTCACTGGGCTGCGACATTCTGGGAACAACACCATCCCCTCGCCTCAGCCGAGGGATGGCGCTTGCGTGTAGCTTGATTTTTGCACAGACCAAAAAAAATTTGTGCCATAAACTTCCTGGTGCCTTGTATTCCTCACCACGTAGTCTCTGCGACTCAGAATGTGCGCAACATGTGGGACAACTTGTGAAGGTTTGACACACACGTTTCCttttatagtgcagcagctaagagaatatttagagcaaaatcgtgcaaatggtgatacaagcatcaaatctgacagaaatactcctcagacaatactcttttgaaaaaaacgactagCCACATGAATttccaataggcggccaggtaggggtcaagtgaagaattacacaggggtcaaaaataaaaatgcgccaatcaaattgaaaactatgcaACATTATGTgtttgatcataatgattccaaaaggtacagtttggactatctatgactgaatgtttaggagttatggggtaaaaacagcaaaaaatggtgacaaaggtcagtttcagtttgtacaggggtcaaaagctaaagttgcGCCAATTTTGGGAAAAAgtctgcaaattattagttgagtcaaCAGGGTTatgaaaaggaatagtttggcccATGTAttgtgcttagttatgttacagggtaacatatgtcatacatcatagaatccaatggacgtcgaccttgtttgacctttactttggagaccaaacgttcaccacagtcaaaactattccatttattaatcttattagctcaaccaataatttccatcaTGGTCAACGAGCTGAATGCACAAGCTCCACGAACCAGATTCATTGTGTTtacctctatttatttatttatttttctgaggatagaagtggaaattaagtttaatgctcctggacAGTGCACACCCCATGGGCACACGCGTGAGCGGGCTGGACGCATCCTGTCCGGCCACGGAGGAGCCGTGCCATCTAATGGAACTAAGTTTTATCCATGGCCCACCTGTGCATGCATATCAGGTGCTGCATGTGTTCTGTCCAGCAACAGAGATGCCACTGTGGACTTAAGTCTAATGCTACCAGGCCTACTGCGTCCCTCATGCAGACAGGGGCAGTGGTCTTCACCTGTGTGGAGAATGTGGATGAGGTGATCCAGATTTCTTGTcttgattttcattgtctgtgaggaCGTCAATGTAACTTGAGAGACGCAGCTCTTGGACATCATTCTGTCAGTCCATGAGtggttgttcacacttttcttcttgttttttaattattatttatagtgCTTTTTCTACCTAAAGTtgggggaattttcacagcctctttgaCGTAATAACAATGTAATAGTCCACATCCGTCCTGAGCACTGTGTGCCCAAACGGGTCACCATTTCAGCCAAGCCAGTGGTGCTGAACATCCGTGAGAATACCGTGCAACATTCATGCACAAATTGGACCATGTCAGTGGCTCCCGCGCGATATGTGTGCAGAATGCTCAGGAATTGTGGGCGTATTTTCACCACCACTCTTCACGGTATTCAGCGGACAGTCAGCCGACATGCGCGCATGTGTCGGGAGGATCAATTCAGTGACATTTCACATGAGAAAGTTATCACCTTCTCACCCGTTTTTGCACGATTTATTTTCTCTCTGCCTCCTCTCCGCCAGTCGCAGCACACTAGCCAAAGTCATGTTTGCAAGTAAAACGTGCTCTCGTTTAGAAGTGTGACTCACTTTGTGGATGGTGTAATTCTTGGCCGTTTTCAGGAAACCTTGTGCCACTTCCTGGTATTCCCTGAAGTCTGGATTCAGTTGGATCTTTCTGAAGTGCTCGTCTTCATTCATAAGTTCCCAGTGTGAGGGCAACTCCATGTCTAATAACAGGAGGCGTACACCTTTTTTAGCTAGTGGCATACGTATGGTTAAACGTAGAAGCAGACATGTTTGAAAAAATTCACAACTTAACATATTTAATGCTGATGTAGAAAGCAGAGTGTGTGTTGTGAAACTGTGCCATACTGTCAATCTCAGTTCTTTTCACTCTGTACGTTTGGCCTGTTTGACGATCTGTAGCTTCTTTTGTCGTCAGGTTAACCATCAGCTGTGCGCCGTCTCCTGGTGCCGCCACATCAGTGAACACCTTCTTCATACTGTAAGCATCTTCCAGGATGCAGTTGTCATGCTGACTCAGATCCTGCCAGACTCCGTCCCTATCCTGAACTGACCACTGGACTGTCAAAGCCAACAAGACTTCTTGTTGATCCTGGATGTCCTGGTGAAGGGCTTCCTGGAGAGCTTTGTGAATCAGCTCTACCACACTCAAAACATCCTCTCTTAGGCCTTTCAGGATGTAAATCTCACCCCTTGACCCTGACCGATCTCTAGCCTCAGCTCTCGCTGGATTTCCAGTGCTGCTGCTATCAGTAGAAGCTAGGTTAGATGCAGAATTAATGCGTTGTCCTCTCTTTAGCTGAATTCCCAAGATTCTGATTTTTGTCTGCACCTCTTCTAGTTCCATGGAGCCAAGTCTGGAGAAATCCTTAACATCCACCTCCCTCTCTACCAGGCACACCTGCAGACTCTTCTCCAAGTCGCTCTTGATGTACCTGACAGCATCTGGACTCAGAGTAATCACCCTGATCACAGCTGGCAGCGACGTCCAGGAGGTGAATTTTACATCCTGTGATGTTGAAGATGTGGATGATCTTGAAAATCTATGCTGTTTAAACTTCTTGAGCTTTCCTGGCACTTTTGTGAACAGAGAAAGGAGAAAGGTCAACAGTGAGACAACAAATACCAACGTGGCAACTGATGTTACAAACTGCAGCACATGTTAAGATACCAAAAAGTAATTCAGACATTGAGCGTCTCACCTGTTTTGTGACCATTTGTGTCAATTTCTCAATATGTAATTCATATATTGTTGGGAATTTATTTTTGCATCACATTTGAAATCTGTCAATCAGGGAAGCATTGTTCCAaatacaagttaaaaaaaaaaaaaaaagactttatgaaaacaatttttttaaataaagaaaatgtttttaaatggtttttgttttgtattttaaaggcCGTCTTTTTCTGCTTGCCATCTTGTAACATTACACTCTGTCACATCATCTTTCTTGGCTGcctgagagttgtttgatgactcgATGACAGTGATTAAAAACCTGCCacaatcaccactaaaatttacacTGATCTATAGAAAGTTGGAGGGGTGAGTCCATTCAGTCCCGTGAAACACTCATTTCACAGGTATTTGGTGCCATCAACTGTTGCAGATGTATTGACATGTAAAAGCCTACACTATTAATATGAGATGACCCACTTTTTTTTAGATGCTTTTCCAAGGAAAAACAACAATAATGTAAtcttatattcagaacaataTGGCATTAGCAGGCCACAACTGAAAAAAAACCCACTGGACCTGTGGCTAAACAAACTATTTGGTAAATTCTTAAAGTGGTGGTGGACAGcccaaaagcaaaaacaaagtgcTTTATTGATgaagacagtgtgacagcagatgTACAAATAAAGAACACCCTGCAGGAAGTAGGTGTATCTATGATAAATCTATGATAAGATTTTCAAGCTTTGAAGGTTCACAGCTTGTTCATCATTTGTCAAATATATTCTTGAAGGTTTGGCACTACAACGGAAGTTGATCAACCGCACTGAACACAAATCTTTCATAGattatcagtaaaaacaaacctgTCCAGGTGATGCCAGAGGGGTCGACTTGCCCTAAACGGTTCTCCAGCTCAGACCTTCAGAAACACAAAACAAGTAAACTCTTAACACCCAGCAGCCTGCCTGGTCAAAGACCACGACTCAAACGACAAAAATTGTCTACTTCTACTCTGTATTCCTGTGTGGATCAGAGTCCTTTCTGACCTGAAAGCACAGAAGACCTGTTCTTGGAAAATGATGATGCGGATGAGTGAGAAGACATTTGGTGTCAAGTCCAGAATAGCTGCTGCCAAGCCGTCCAGCATGGCTTTACAGGCCTTATCCGAGTCCATGCCACCTGCACCTGAAAATACATGAGTGATGTTATTCCCACTGGTGCTTTGACTGACTGATCATGTGCACATTCGCTCATACACAGTACAAACCGGTATTGATGGCTGGGAAGGCAGCTGATTGATAGCCTTTGGTCTCACAGTACTTCAAGATCTTTTTGCAATGTTTGCGGAAGACCTGAGCATCACATTTAAAACCAGCATGAATGATTTCTCGACAGTGAAGCTGCCCCGGTCCTGTGATGTACATCCAGCCTGGTGGAATTCCCACTGAcaagcaagaaaaaaataaaataaaaaaagagaacTATCAAACAGCACGTAAAACTGCAAATACTCTTCGGTGGAAAGTGTGTGCAGAGGTCATAGGTCATCATGGGGAAAGCTTTTTAAGATGTACTGGAAATTGAGCTGGACTGCTTGtcagcctgagtggttgccatcctggaCCTAGTGTGGTTCCATGTTGTAGCAGGTGTGACACCGGTGCGTGTTCCCCAACCTGACCTGATATGCAATACCTATGGAACCAAGAGGCGTGGAAAGAAAACCAGTTTCGGAAAAATGAAAAATGGGATCAAAGTAAAATTTCAAACCTGCATATTCTTGCAAAACTGCTGCGTGTCAGTCTTCAAATACTTGCATAGTAAAAGGCGTTTGAATTCATACGACAAAGAGCACGTCAACAAATTAGTGGCACAAGTTTTGAAAATTAAAGCTGCTTTATGAAAAAAAAGCCTCAAAAGGCAAAggaataaccagtttttcattctTCTACATTTGATAGACGCAGCACATTCTGGTTTAATTCGCTGGTTAATGGTAGGAAAACTGCAGCCGCACTACCCACTGGGAGAATGTCGTCTTATGAGTACACATTTTAAATCTGAGTCCATGAGGGGACTCACCTTGGCTTAGCTCTGCCTGGACGTTGGGCCCCGCGGCAGTCAGGATGGCTTTGGACACACCTGCAGAGAAATTTGAGAATACACCATTCAAGCTCTGCTCCGTACGTATTCTAGAACACTTTCAAAAGGAGAAAAACTTACAGCTGATTTCTGAGATTAATATAAATAATTAGCATGCATGCTACATTACGACCCACAATGTATAATGGATGCTTTGTAAAATGTTTGTTAGCAGTGTAATAACATACGCTAACTGTATTTATTGGTCTCAAACAGCAAAATGTTGAGTATGCTGCTGTAACAAGTATACGGATAGTGACATGAATGAAAGATGTTGCATTATTATATATTTAAACTGCTAAATGTGAGGATGTAGGACAGAGTCATACCAGACTGATTGGTAGAAAAGTCAGTGGTGTTGACAATGACATCAGTCTTCTCATTGATGATGTCACCAGAGACCATCTCAAGCTTGACTCCGCCCAGCATTGCGATGACCTCAGTTTGAGTTGAGGAGACATAGCGGTAAAAGGAAGCTAGATTTAtggaaataaaaaaagacaagttAAATCTTCGAATTTGTTATGATTTCATGCATTTGATGTtccatgattttgtaaagtgaatgagttgtttatatatacgaggtctgtgagaaaagtaacggacctttttatttttttcaaaaactatatggatttgaatcacgtgtgattacatcagccaagcttgaaccttcgtgagcatgcgtgcgttttttcatgcctgtcggttgcgtcattctcctgtgggcaggctttgagtgagcactgctccacccctctcgttgttgtttcattgcgatgaaatggcggaatgatttggactttttttccatcagaattttttcagaaactgttagagacaggcagctggaaaccattcgaaaaattttgatggctttcggtgaaaatgttacgggcttggcagagattaaggagtgttactatcgctttaaggacagcccacaatggcgcacggcgcaccgtgCTCccacgagaggcagaaaccaccagatcatttctaaacggatggctctgtggatccgggaccgtcgtgtgcaatttctctggttatcacaagagctggacatcagccattttccgtcagatttcacttttaacaagagattttgtcatggaaagccgcacggaggcttcgcgcgtcaagacggcaagcgagacaaagaacggcTCCATTtctgagtgccagaggacaagttgggacatgcctatctcggctttcagtgcttaccagttgactGAGTATAAgacaaattgtgtaacagctgggcatgtcccaacttgtcctgtaaggcttccaacggaggagtttctctgtggcgccgcgccatgagcggctgcatgCCGAtttgcgaatccgtccgcacgtctttcattacaaaatctcctttaacagtggaatgtccggataaactgctgatcccgacctcttctgaaacttctctgttctctcatgatgtcctgggtcaacagaggcttaaatttggaagttttcagctcgaaacaggcagacgacggcgcctcggagcgcggcgtgccctccggctccatggggagtccttaaagcgacagtaacactccataatctctcatcagccgttaaaattttcaccgaaaaccatgtgaatttctcgaatggtgtccacttcgatgtgcctcaagtTTCTGAAAAtttttttgatgaagcacagtgccagtcgctcagcaacttctcagacaaaggaattccgacaggaggggtggagcagtgctcactcaaaccctgcccacaggcgaatgatgcaaccgacaggcgtgaaaaaactcacacatgcgcacgaggtttcaaggttggctgatgtaatcgcacgtgattcaaatccatatagtttttaaaaaaaataaaaatgtcggtttcttttctaatagacctcgtatagtttttgaaaaaaataaaaaggtacaatactttatggacagacctcgtatatatatatatatatatatatatatatatatatatatatatatatatatatatatatatatatatatatatatatatatatatatatatatatatatatatatatcaatcaatcaatatggaTGTAGcgagattacacacacacacacacacagatagtttccagatgcactgtatatagagatatagagatactAGTTTGGTGATTTCCTGCCTCCGGGTGACCAAAATTAGACTAATTCATGATGAAGGACAGTAAAACTAATATGGGAAGAAAACAATCTGTCCCCAGACTGAAGCAATGAGGAGGTATTGACACCAACCTTGATGTGTGTTGGAATCATTTGTAAATCCTCTGAGGTGCACAGTTTCCTGGGCGGACTGAAAGGCCTGTAGAGACGAGGCTAAAAGTTTCAGTTTTACTGGTGAAATGTGAAACTGATAACAAAATGTGACCCAACTGCTGTTTGTCGTTTtgctgtgtatgtatatgtatatatgtataacaGCACTACAGCATTTTAATTACCTTGGTAGAATCTTTGTCGCTGGGGTGAATGACGATACGGACCAGGAATCGTGTTCTTCTTGTTCGCTTTTGTTCAAATGCCTGGATTTCCTGGAGTAAGGTCCTGGCTACCACATTGTGGGGAAAACGCAGGACGGTACCAATCCCAATTACAGGAAGTGCAACAGATTCAAACCTTTTGTTCTCACAAGAATCCAGAATCCTGGAGATACCCTGTCTGAGAACCTGGAGAAATGTTTTGAGACTCGTTTTACAATAGGAGGCTGCCACATGGTTTACCCAGTTAGCATAGTTTAAAGAAAAACTAAGCACACACTGAGCCTAGTTACAGTGCCTCACCTGGATTGCACGTCCTTGTGGATTCTTATCccaaggaagaagggtgaggaagAAAATAGCTCTAGACGGAGCAGCCAGCAAGCCCTCGATGAGGACTGCTTCACCAGGCAGAGTCGGCCATCGTGCTTCCTTATGAAACTCTGTAATCATCGGAGATCCAACCACATCAGACAAAACGTTTCCAACGCGGGAAGACAGAGGATCATGACCATGCATCGGCGACACCAGGGCGTCCACCTGGTGAAGATTAGGGTTACTTTTTCACGGAATCTGCTTTGTGATAACTAGAAAACAGCTCTAAGGGCTTTGAAAGCTTTCTCACCTGTTGAGTTTCAATGGTTCCCTGAACAACTGCTACTTGGACATTGTCGCCAGCAGTTCCAGAAGTAGTTTCTTCCACTGTGTTTGGGGCAGCAGCTCCCCCCAAGAATCCAAGACCACCTGTTGGGCTGTCTGTTGTACTCACTCCTTGAAGAATCCTGTCACATGCTTCTTGCATGGACCTCACGACCTCTGCTTTGTTATCAATCAGGATGACTGTGTTCAAACTTAGTCCTCCCTGACTTCCAAACTGCTTAATCGCAGTTACAATGGCATCACTGCACACTCTTACAGGCACCCCAAAAACCCCGGAGCTGATACAAGGCATGGCTATCGACTTGAACTCCATGTCATCTGCTAATTTAAGAGCTGATCGGACAACTCTTTCTAGCAAAACCGTCTCTCTGCCACCTACTTTTCCTTTCCTAGGCCCAACAGCATGCAACAGTTTCTTGCAGTTTAGGTTCCCACCTGTGGTCACAACCACATCACCTGTAGGAATCTTCCCAATCTGCTTGACTAGAGCACTGCATTCCTTCTGTACTTCAGGACCACCTGCATGACTCAGTGCGGACGCCACACCTCCGCAGTTATCTAGATCCTCATTGGCAGCATTCACCAGTGCATCAGCATGCTGTGTGGTGATGTCACCTAGACACACCAGCACTTGGAGACCTCCTTGAAGGTGATAGCTAGCAACTGCTTTCCCTTGGTTACCTGATTCAGCTCCCAATGCAAACTTGTTTGTGGCTGATTGATGCTGGTCCTGAAATTGTATGAGAGACTTGTGAGAAGCGCCAACATTTAGTAGAGCTTCTCTACCGCATTGACTTTGGAAGTACCCTACAGCTCCAGGTAAATCAATCGTGACTGTGTCTCGAAAAATGGAACGTAAGAGTAGATCCAGCGTACTTATGACCTGAGTCACTCTGTTGGAGGGACCTTCCAGGCTCACCATAGCATGAGAAGATGATGGCAAAGGATGGAAAGTAACCCCTTTATAGTCAAATCCGTGCAGCTGCAGAAATTCTGGCAAGTCTTGTACCAACTCTGGGAAAGGGAGAGTGACTGTACTTTCTATAACTGACTGGTCCAATATAAACTCTTTTACTGCTTCATGTAGCTCATCGACTGCTTTAGTGTGGCCAAATATACACACGCGGTCACCTGATGCAATCACAAACTTAACCATGGAACTCCCTTGGTTCATCAATTTTGCTTTGGACTCCAGCTTCTGTGTAAGATCAGAGATCAacgcaaaacagtttgaaacaTCCACTTTGACTTCTTTGAACTTTTCCCGCAGTGCCCTTTCAGTTTCATCCAGTTTCTTAGAGGACAGGGAGAAGATACGTAGTTCTGTGTTCTCCAACTCTATTTCCACCTTGCCATCAACCCCGAGAAAGGCACATAGTACCCCAGAAGCTCTATATGCATTCATCAGGAAAGACAGAAGACGTAGGCTGAAGTCAGAAAGAGTCCTCTCTAATAGCAGTTTCTCCTTCTTCGATATCAGTTGCCCAGCTTTAAAAACTTCCTCTACAGAACCTTCCAGAATTACCTGACCCACATCTCCTTGCTTAACCTTCAATTCAGGAAAATCCTGCCCAAGACTGTGTTTGATGTCCCCCCAGAGTAGGCGGAGCTTTGCCTCTCCAAGCCTACAGGTTCTGGTTTGCTTCTTGTTAACGCTGGACCCTTGACCTTTAACATGAGACTTTTCCAAGTCCTTCAACTTGGCATTGACCTGAGACTCTTCCCCAACCACAACAGCCATCCCAACCTGACTGTACACCTTCAACTCATCTGTGAGCTGACCCAAGCTGGAGGACTGAAGCAGAGCTTTGATTTTGAGCGGGTCTACTTCAAAGTGGCAGATGTAGCGTTGTTTTAGTCGCTGAAAAAGTTGGTCTACCTCAGCTTTCCACTGCCTGGCTCCACAGCCACCTGGAGTCTTGGCTGGGTTTGATGCCCTGATTACAACCCGACCCTCGTCTGGGTGAAGTTGTGCAGAACAAGACACAGCAGCGAGTTCCAGGTCCAGTTCTTTCTTAGCCCTCGGACACTCTTTTAGGTATTTGAGGAGGTAGGTATCAAGTTGCAGTTCATAATCTTCACCACAGGGTGGCAGGCTCGAACAAACAACCTGCTGCTGGCTCTGCTGTTGGAAAGAGAAAATATTTTATTCTCAAAGACAGGACAATGTTTTTTGATTGATGATAATTAACTGTCTTAACACTGCTTAAAAACATTTTTCCCAGTGTGCAAAAGTTACTTATGGATGAGACAGTTTTTGCAGACTCTCAAACCTGTGACGACCCTTTAAAGTCCAGTGAGGAGCTGACCGGGTGGGTTGGAGATGAAGCGGACGACGGAGGTTCCAGGCTTCCCCGGACAGTGAACACCAAAGAGCTGCTGCCCAACATCAGCTCATGCTCAGATTTCTGCAGGACTCTTTGCTGAGCTAACAGAGGAAAGAGGAAGCATGTTTTTGTGATGAGAAACGAGCTGCTGGACAGGGGCGCCGCTATGGATTTTGGGAGCCATGAAAATAAATCTTACTgccccccccatattattttctcagtattataattgtattaggggcctctgtcaatcatgggccccaagaatccttctccttattctcctctTTTCAACATATTATTCAACTTCTTCACTGACTAAGTCTGATAAAGCTGTATTTTTCATCCCAGCATTTTCCACATCTGTCTCAGTTGATGAATAAGGAGACTTCAgcaataagcaaaaaaaaaaaaaactgtcaccatTTAAGTCCAATTTGTGATACACGCAATATAATTCATGCTAAACACATTCCCAAACAAAATGTTTGTAGTTTGAAGAAAACGTCCATCTGGACTAAGTCCTGTTAAGTTTGTGCACCACAGTGACCTTctgactttcacagtaaaagtcttAACCATTGATGCAGCTGCCACAGCTTTGCTATTGTAACGCTTCTGTTgcttaaaaaaaactaacaaaaaagcaaaaacccTAAGGGAATGTGAGACTATATTCACAATATAAAGCtggatctgttgtgtgggccgctgaagaggaggtactgctggcccaccaccaccagagggcgccctgcctggagtgcgggctccaggcaccagagggcgccgccgcctcacgtgagcagctacggtgacagctgtcacccatcacctgagacagctgacggcaatcatctgtggggtatatcagcaggacggcacctccacctcattgccgagatatcgtttctacctacgaggtaacgtatcaaagctgacggagtgtatccttttggattagtgtatagcttgtggattactgttccaacgagaggtggaggtaacttccctgctgttcggagtcttgggtgcaaacgcgcccccatctaactgtcctttgttcctcgccagcagtaccaggtccgacacgcggaggcagtggccacctgggagttcgggacttggcggctccagtatttccggggtcctgtggcggaggaagccgtgtggttcgggtcttaccttggagaggcgtctcctatcttcgagcctgcccacacgacacttttgtgaattgactgttgtccatttcgtgattggttgtattcgttgtgcacgtt from Thalassophryne amazonica chromosome 23, fThaAma1.1, whole genome shotgun sequence harbors:
- the LOC117504962 gene encoding protein mono-ADP-ribosyltransferase PARP14-like isoform X2; its protein translation is MEGPYQHPVFFECPPLDPEQKKKLKHYFHIRQKSGGGDCGSLTNIRDNIHCIAFKDQKAQQRVLQKSEHELMLGSSSLVFTVRGSLEPPSSASSPTHPVSSSLDFKGSSQSQQQVVCSSLPPCGEDYELQLDTYLLKYLKECPRAKKELDLELAAVSCSAQLHPDEGRVVIRASNPAKTPGGCGARQWKAEVDQLFQRLKQRYICHFEVDPLKIKALLQSSSLGQLTDELKVYSQVGMAVVVGEESQVNAKLKDLEKSHVKGQGSSVNKKQTRTCRLGEAKLRLLWGDIKHSLGQDFPELKVKQGDVGQVILEGSVEEVFKAGQLISKKEKLLLERTLSDFSLRLLSFLMNAYRASGVLCAFLGVDGKVEIELENTELRIFSLSSKKLDETERALREKFKEVKVDVSNCFALISDLTQKLESKAKLMNQGSSMVKFVIASGDRVCIFGHTKAVDELHEAVKEFILDQSVIESTVTLPFPELVQDLPEFLQLHGFDYKGVTFHPLPSSSHAMVSLEGPSNRVTQVISTLDLLLRSIFRDTVTIDLPGAVGYFQSQCGREALLNVGASHKSLIQFQDQHQSATNKFALGAESGNQGKAVASYHLQGGLQVLVCLGDITTQHADALVNAANEDLDNCGGVASALSHAGGPEVQKECSALVKQIGKIPTGDVVVTTGGNLNCKKLLHAVGPRKGKVGGRETVLLERVVRSALKLADDMEFKSIAMPCISSGVFGVPVRVCSDAIVTAIKQFGSQGGLSLNTVILIDNKAEVVRSMQEACDRILQGVSTTDSPTGGLGFLGGAAAPNTVEETTSGTAGDNVQVAVVQGTIETQQVDALVSPMHGHDPLSSRVGNVLSDVVGSPMITEFHKEARWPTLPGEAVLIEGLLAAPSRAIFFLTLLPWDKNPQGRAIQVLRQGISRILDSCENKRFESVALPVIGIGTVLRFPHNVVARTLLQEIQAFEQKRTRRTRFLVRIVIHPSDKDSTKAFQSAQETVHLRGFTNDSNTHQASFYRYVSSTQTEVIAMLGGVKLEMVSGDIINEKTDVIVNTTDFSTNQSGVSKAILTAAGPNVQAELSQVGIPPGWMYITGPGQLHCREIIHAGFKCDAQVFRKHCKKILKYCETKGYQSAAFPAINTGAGGMDSDKACKAMLDGLAAAILDLTPNVFSLIRIIIFQEQVFCAFRSELENRLGQVDPSGITWTVPGKLKKFKQHRFSRSSTSSTSQDVKFTSWTSLPAVIRVITLSPDAVRYIKSDLEKSLQVCLVEREVDVKDFSRLGSMELEEVQTKIRILGIQLKRGQRINSASNLASTDSSSTGNPARAEARDRSGSRGEIYILKGLREDVLSVVELIHKALQEALHQDIQDQQEVLLALTVQWSVQDRDGVWQDLSQHDNCILEDAYSMKKVFTDVAAPGDGAQLMVNLTTKEATDRQTGQTYRVKRTEIDNMELPSHWELMNEDEHFRKIQLNPDFREYQEVAQGFLKTAKNYTIHKIERVQNSFAWHGYSVRRQHILAKNGAAELREKLLYHGTSEGAAILIEKDRFDRAHAGMHAANHGKGVYFAVNAEYSARCFSPPDTSGLKRVLVARVLTGRYTVGVKSMVAPPPRAADPTDCYDSLVDNQQKPTMFVIFHDNQAYPEYLITFK